A region of Armatimonadota bacterium DNA encodes the following proteins:
- a CDS encoding PfkB family carbohydrate kinase — protein MPRVVVIGSINMDLVVRAERLPRPGETIHGDEFHTIPGGKGANQ, from the coding sequence GTGCCGCGCGTGGTCGTCATCGGCAGCATCAATATGGACTTGGTGGTGCGAGCGGAGCGCCTGCCGCGCCCCGGGGAGACCATCCACGGCGACGAATTCCACACCATCCCCGGCGGCAAGGGCGCCAACCAGG
- a CDS encoding GntG family PLP-dependent aldolase, which produces MPIDLRSDTSSTPDDEMREAMRRAAVGNDGFGEDPTVNRLQETAAARLGKEAALFVPSGTMANLVSMLTLCERGDGVVAGRNCHMLTFERGIPALAGIVPLVANDETGAPDPDEIRALLGRRSFVRPRVLAVENTHNFAGGVPLDFAQMATYAALARERDLKLYVDGARVFNAEVALGTPAAELCRDADVVSFCLSKGLSAPIGSLVVGGAKDMSRAREMRSLLGGQMRQAGVIAAAGMVALEKMIERLADDHRRAQRLAEGLRGLAGLGVEPPHTNMVRMHVARAGLDAQGFVKAMAARGVLVLHYSATVVRMCTYRDITDADIDATIAAVRETMAAG; this is translated from the coding sequence GTGCCGATAGATCTGCGTAGTGACACGAGTTCGACCCCCGACGACGAGATGCGCGAGGCGATGCGCCGCGCCGCCGTCGGCAACGACGGCTTCGGCGAGGACCCGACGGTGAACCGGCTTCAGGAAACGGCGGCCGCGCGCCTGGGCAAGGAAGCCGCCCTCTTCGTCCCCAGCGGCACCATGGCCAACTTGGTGTCCATGCTCACCCTGTGCGAGCGCGGCGACGGCGTCGTCGCCGGGCGCAACTGCCACATGTTGACCTTCGAGCGCGGGATACCGGCGCTTGCGGGCATCGTTCCGCTGGTGGCCAACGACGAGACCGGCGCTCCCGACCCGGATGAGATCCGCGCTCTGCTCGGGCGGCGCAGCTTTGTGCGCCCGCGGGTGCTGGCGGTTGAGAACACACACAACTTCGCGGGCGGCGTGCCGCTGGATTTCGCGCAGATGGCGACTTATGCTGCGCTGGCGCGCGAACGCGACCTGAAGCTCTACGTGGACGGCGCCCGTGTCTTCAACGCCGAGGTCGCGCTCGGCACGCCTGCCGCCGAGCTATGTCGTGACGCCGATGTCGTCTCTTTCTGCCTGTCGAAGGGGTTGAGCGCACCCATCGGCTCGCTGGTGGTCGGCGGCGCGAAAGACATGAGCCGCGCGCGGGAGATGCGGTCGCTGCTGGGCGGGCAGATGCGCCAGGCGGGCGTGATCGCAGCGGCGGGTATGGTGGCGCTGGAGAAGATGATCGAACGCCTGGCGGATGACCACCGGCGGGCGCAGCGGCTGGCGGAGGGTCTGCGGGGCCTCGCTGGCCTGGGGGTAGAGCCGCCACATACCAACATGGTGCGGATGCATGTCGCGCGCGCCGGCCTCGACGCCCAGGGATTCGTCAAGGCGATGGCCGCCCGCGGCGTCCTGGTCTTGCACTACAGCGCAACCGTCGTACGCATGTGCACCTACCGCGACATCACCGACGCCGATATTGATGCGACGATTGCCGCGGTGCGCGAGACGATGGCCGCGGGGTGA
- a CDS encoding nucleotidyltransferase domain-containing protein — MPPSREQTAELVRRIVDAAHPLRIILFGSAARGEMGLDSDVDVLVVMPDGTPRRETSRFLHTQLFGIPFGVDILVTTPEHLERHRDNIGLIYRSILAEGKEIYAA, encoded by the coding sequence TTGCCGCCCAGCCGGGAACAGACTGCCGAGCTTGTCCGTCGGATCGTGGACGCGGCCCATCCGCTGCGCATCATCCTCTTTGGCTCCGCCGCGCGCGGCGAGATGGGACTCGACAGTGACGTGGATGTGCTGGTGGTGATGCCCGACGGCACTCCCCGGCGCGAGACCTCGCGGTTTCTGCACACACAGCTCTTCGGCATTCCCTTCGGCGTTGACATCCTGGTCACGACCCCTGAGCACCTGGAGCGTCATCGCGACAACATCGGCCTCATCTACCGCAGCATTCTCGCGGAGGGCAAGGAAATCTATGCCGCATGA
- a CDS encoding glutamate synthase-related protein, protein MPWYNENSRSTSGTALRVRDATPISGMCPLCIRECNVLCEISKSAFRGREVLYPSPEAFGHSTAASNKDYLLNWSDVQIQVEVLGAEGIQADPDHATFPNVDISTTVGGVPLKVPVLLAGMGSTDVATRNWEALAAGCAISGTIQTVGENVCGMDPEATYKDGKVVESPGMRWRIDSYRKFWDGTHGDIVVQTNVEDQRGAVELYALKELGVNVIERKWGQGAKAIGGEVRVDNLEKALLLKQRGYIVLPDPTDPAVQEAFKDGIFATFERHSRVGFPEEKSFIEDIAWLREQGAKKVFLKTGAYNAAAVAFTLKCASQAKIDLLTFDGAGGGTGMSPVPMMNECSTPTLYLLAQVLEGARILKHKGKYVPDIAFAGGFVNETQIFKAIAASNFGDGPLIKAIAMGRSPLTAVMKADYFVELSGTGKLPAAFTSLYGNDPTHFFVASTELREKYGDKVGKEIPWPAVGLYTYFVDRLGVGLQQLMAGCRKWKLNLLDRSDLVALTERAAKVTGLPLPEEAGHEAFARILDF, encoded by the coding sequence ATGCCTTGGTACAACGAGAACTCACGGTCCACCAGCGGCACCGCGCTGCGGGTGCGCGATGCCACCCCCATCAGCGGCATGTGCCCGCTGTGCATCCGCGAGTGCAACGTGCTGTGCGAGATCAGCAAGTCGGCGTTTCGCGGGCGCGAGGTGCTGTATCCCAGCCCGGAGGCGTTCGGGCACAGCACTGCCGCCTCCAACAAGGACTACCTGTTGAACTGGTCCGATGTGCAGATTCAGGTCGAAGTCCTGGGCGCCGAGGGCATCCAGGCCGACCCCGACCACGCCACCTTCCCCAACGTGGACATCTCCACCACCGTCGGCGGGGTGCCGCTCAAGGTGCCCGTACTCCTCGCCGGCATGGGTTCCACCGACGTCGCCACCCGCAACTGGGAGGCGCTGGCCGCCGGCTGCGCCATCAGCGGCACCATCCAGACCGTGGGCGAGAACGTCTGCGGCATGGACCCGGAGGCGACTTACAAGGACGGCAAGGTCGTCGAGTCCCCCGGCATGCGCTGGCGCATTGATTCCTACCGCAAGTTCTGGGACGGCACCCACGGCGACATCGTCGTGCAGACCAATGTCGAGGATCAGCGCGGCGCGGTCGAGCTCTATGCGCTGAAGGAGCTCGGCGTCAACGTCATCGAGCGCAAGTGGGGCCAGGGCGCCAAGGCCATCGGCGGCGAGGTGCGGGTGGACAACCTGGAGAAGGCGCTGCTGCTCAAGCAGCGCGGCTATATCGTTCTACCCGATCCCACCGATCCCGCGGTGCAGGAGGCCTTCAAGGACGGCATCTTCGCCACCTTCGAGCGCCACAGCCGCGTCGGCTTCCCCGAGGAGAAGAGCTTCATCGAGGACATTGCCTGGCTGCGCGAGCAGGGGGCGAAGAAGGTCTTCCTCAAGACCGGCGCCTACAACGCGGCGGCGGTCGCCTTCACGCTCAAGTGCGCGTCGCAGGCGAAGATTGACCTGCTGACCTTCGACGGCGCCGGCGGCGGCACCGGCATGAGCCCGGTGCCGATGATGAATGAGTGCAGCACCCCGACGCTCTACCTGCTCGCGCAGGTGCTGGAGGGCGCGCGCATCCTCAAGCACAAGGGCAAGTACGTCCCCGACATCGCCTTCGCCGGCGGCTTCGTCAACGAAACCCAGATCTTCAAGGCCATCGCCGCCAGCAACTTCGGCGACGGGCCGTTGATCAAGGCCATCGCCATGGGCCGCTCGCCGCTGACCGCCGTCATGAAGGCCGACTATTTCGTGGAGCTGTCCGGCACCGGCAAGCTGCCCGCGGCCTTCACCAGTCTCTACGGCAACGACCCCACTCACTTCTTCGTCGCCAGCACCGAGCTGCGCGAGAAGTACGGCGACAAGGTGGGCAAGGAGATACCGTGGCCGGCGGTGGGGCTCTACACCTATTTTGTGGATCGGCTCGGCGTCGGGCTGCAGCAGCTCATGGCGGGCTGCCGCAAGTGGAAGCTCAACCTGCTCGACCGCAGCGACCTCGTCGCCCTCACCGAGCGCGCCGCCAAGGTCACCGGGCTGCCGCTGCCGGAGGAGGCGGGGCACGAGGCATTTGCCCGCATCCTGGATTTCTGA
- a CDS encoding HEPN domain-containing protein, which yields MPHDPGSPASWLRFARSDLAIARQPAAGDVLLETLCFHAPQAVEKSIKAVLVHSAVPAPSLHSIERLIDLLPPDLPRTADLIASAQLTDYATVFRYPGEETPVSNQEYREALRLAEAVVAWAEGVAAGRSV from the coding sequence ATGCCGCATGACCCCGGATCGCCGGCCTCCTGGCTGCGGTTCGCACGCAGCGACCTCGCCATCGCCCGACAACCAGCAGCGGGCGATGTGCTATTGGAGACTCTGTGCTTCCACGCGCCGCAGGCGGTGGAGAAGAGCATCAAGGCGGTGCTGGTTCACAGTGCAGTTCCTGCGCCCAGTCTCCACAGCATCGAACGTCTGATTGACCTGCTTCCCCCGGACCTCCCACGCACCGCCGATCTCATTGCCTCGGCCCAACTCACCGACTACGCCACCGTCTTTCGCTATCCCGGCGAAGAGACGCCCGTCTCGAATCAAGAGTACCGCGAGGCCTTGCGCCTGGCAGAAGCGGTGGTTGCATGGGCGGAGGGGGTGGCGGCGGGCCGTTCGGTGTGA